TCCGTGATCGGTCCGCCGCCCGCCGTTCCGTCGCCATCGCCCGCCGTCGCGTCGCCGCGACCGACCGGCTTGCCGTCGATTCGGGCGATCGGGCGCAACTCCCAGGTCGTGTTCGTACAGAACGCCTCGTCGGCGTCCCGCAGGGCCGCCGGCTCGTATCGCCCCATCTCGACCGGAATGCCGACCGAGGCGGCCAGTTCGACGACGCGTTCGCGGGTGATGCCCGGCAGGATCGTCCCCGTCGCGGGCGTCCGCAGCGTCCCGTCGTCGACGAAGAACACGTTGCTCGTCGCGCCCTCCGCGAGGAAGCCGTCGGTGTCGCGCATGATCGCCTCGTCGGCGTCCGACTCTCGCAGCTCCAGCCGCGCGAGGATGCCGTTGAGGTAGTTGTGTGTCTTCGCGTCGACGGGGACGGCGGCGTCGGGTATCCGACGCGTCTCGACGGTTTCGACGGTCGCGGGGCCATCCCAGATCGGCTCGCCGCCGACGCCGCCTCGGCACAGCGGTCTGACGTAGACGGCGACTGTCGGATCGACCTCAGCGGCGGGCGTCAGTTTCCCGGGCTGGACGCCCCGGCTGACCGACACGCGGACGTAGGCTTCTTCGAGCTCGTTCGCCGAGAGCGTCGCCTCGACGCGGGATTCGAGGTCGTCGGGGACCGCCTCGGCCATCCCGAGCGTCTCGCAGGTCGCCTCGAGCCGGTCGCGGTGTCGGTTCCACTCGAACACCCTCGCGCCGTAGGCGCGGCAGGTCTCGAAGGCGGCGTCG
The window above is part of the Natronomonas salsuginis genome. Proteins encoded here:
- a CDS encoding aminotransferase class IV, with the translated sequence MSLLYHLNGELVERAQATVHVDDRGFRYGDAAFETCRAYGARVFEWNRHRDRLEATCETLGMAEAVPDDLESRVEATLSANELEEAYVRVSVSRGVQPGKLTPAAEVDPTVAVYVRPLCRGGVGGEPIWDGPATVETVETRRIPDAAVPVDAKTHNYLNGILARLELRESDADEAIMRDTDGFLAEGATSNVFFVDDGTLRTPATGTILPGITRERVVELAASVGIPVEMGRYEPAALRDADEAFCTNTTWELRPIARIDGKPVGRGDATAGDGDGTAGGGPITERLRAAYDELVERRCYD